Proteins from one Nicotiana tabacum cultivar K326 chromosome 23, ASM71507v2, whole genome shotgun sequence genomic window:
- the LOC107765704 gene encoding uncharacterized protein LOC107765704, whose translation MKTTVATSISSLLPHPKILFSKRVFIPLKFSDTASFSRVKFLTINCSNSNNINNNSSGNGETGSLKDALTGIVDERVEELLNREENRVLLDGLEKATQRVEMAKKELADIERQELEVKLLKDYITQLETTTSEIAECQKDISEARAMIEEAERSLSVSDDASRGTDGDTINRDEERVESIKAASISAVVGTLAALPISLSRITSYSELILPLSITFISCALFGVTFRYAVRRDLDNFQLKSGTSAAFGFVKGLATLGGGPPLELDAGSFSSHALDGAVYVSENLLIFLFAGVGLDLCFKLRILSPFPIDRSISEADKI comes from the exons ATGAAGACCACCGTAGCCACCTCAATTTCTTCATTACTTCCACACCCAAAAATCCTCTTTAGCAAAAGAGTATTTATTCCATTGAAATTCTCAGACACAGCTTCATTTTCACGGGTAAAATTTCTAACTATAAATTGCAGCAAtagtaataatattaataataatagcTCAGGAAATGGTGAAACGGGGAGTTTGAAGGATGCACTGACTGGTATTGTGGACGAAAGAGTAGAGGAACTTCTGAACAGAGAAGAAAACCGGGTTTTGCTTGATGGGTTGGAGAAAGCAACTCAAAGAGTAGAAATGGCTAAGAAAGAACTTGCCGATATTGAAAGACAAGAATTGGAAGTTAAATTGTTGAAGGATTATATAACTCAGCTTGAAACTACAACTTCTGAG ATTGCAGAATGCCAGAAAGATATTTCAGAAGCAAGAGCAATGATTGAAGAAGCTGAGCGCTCCCTCAGCGTTAGTGATGATGCTTCCAGGGGAACAGACGGAGATACAATAAATAGAGATGAGGAGAGAGTAGAATCCATAAAAGCAGCTTCAATTTCTGCAGTTGTTGGCACGCTTGCAGCGCTTCCCATTTCCTTAAGTCGAATCACCAGCTATTCGGAGCTAATACTCCCTCTTTCAATAACCTTTATTAGCTGTGCTTTGTTTGGTGTAACCTTTCGCTATGCTGTAAGAAGAGACTTGGACAATTTTCAGCTCAAGTCAGGGACATCCGCAGCATTTGGTTTTGTGAAAG GCCTAGCTACACTTGGAGGTGGACCACCATTAGAGTTGGATGCTGGCAGCTTCTCGTCTCATGCTCTTGATGGCGCGGTCTATGTCTCTGAGAATCTTTTGATCTTTCTTTTTGCTGGTGTTGGCCTGGATTTATGCTTTAAGTTGAGGATTTTGAGCCCCTTTCCTATTGATAGATCAATTTCAGAAGCAGATAAAATTTAA
- the LOC107820760 gene encoding uncharacterized protein LOC107820760 — MAESGTDAKTKLIVELVLSAATAALGMVFIFAGLRHLDPNREASKRALESRKQLSKRLGRPLIHTTPYEDMIAGDVVNPDHIDVEFDSIGGLDGIKDTLFQLAILPLRRPELFCHGKLLGPMKGVLLYGPPGTGKTMLAKAIAKESGAVFINVKVSTLMSKWFGDAQKLVAAIFGLAYKLQPAIIFIDEVDSFLGQRRASETEMLTSMKTEFMALWDGFTTDQNARVMVLAATNRPTDLDEAILRRFSQSFEIGKPSLSDRTKIFKVVLKGERIEDNVDFDRLAGLCEGYTGSDILEACKLAAFIPLREYLQDEKKGKQSQAPRPLSQSDLETALAQSKKTKITARKPAVVSFRLDDYEDLD, encoded by the exons ATGGCGGAATCAGGCACTGATGCAAAGACAAAGCTGATAGTAGAGCTTGTACTCTCCGCTGCTACGGCAGCTTTAGGGATGGTTTTCATATTCGCTGGGCTTCGTCATCTCGATCCCAATCGCGAAGCTTCTAAGAGAGCTCTCGAATCCCGCAAACAGCTCTCTAAACGCTTAGGTCGTCCTCTTATCCACACCACTCCTTATGAG GATATGATTGCTGGGGATGTTGTGAATCCAGACCACATAGATGTGGAGTTTGATTCGATTGGGGGGCTGGATGGGATTAAGGATACTTTGTTTCAGCTGGCCATTTTACCTCTACGAAGGCCTGAATTGTTTTGTCATGGGAAATTGCTTGGTCCAATGAAAGGGGTTCTGTTGTATGGACCACCTGGGACAGGGAAGACAATGCTTGCTAAAGCCATTGCTAAAGAGTCTGGTGCTGTGTTCATTAATGTGAAGGTTTCTACTCTCATGAGCAAGTGGTTTGGTGATGCGCAAAAGCTTG TTGCTGCTATTTTTGGTTTGGCCTATAAGCTCCAGCCTGCTATAATATTTATTGATGAAGTTGACAGCTTTTTGGGCCAGCGTCGTGCAAGTGAGACTGAAATGCTGACTAGCATGAAAACTGAGTTCATGGCCTTATGGGATGGTTTTACTACTGATC AGAATGCTAGAGTTATGGTCCTGGCAGCAACCAATCGCCCAACTGACCTTGATGAGGCAATACTTAGGCGCTTTTCTCAGTCATTTGAGATTGGGAAACCTTCCCTTAGTGATAGAACAAAGATATTTAAGGTAGTATTGAAGGGTGAGAGAATTGAAGATAACGTTGACTTTGATCGACTTGCTGGCTTGTGTGAGGGATACACTGGTTCAGACATTCTCGAGGCCTGCAAGCTAGCTGCCTTTATTCCTCTTAGGGAGTATTTGCAAGATGAGAAGAAAGGAAAGCAATCACAG GCTCCAAGGCCATTGTCACAGTCTGATCTAGAGACAGCTTTGGCTCAATCAAAGAAGACCAAGATTACTGCTAGGAAACCTGCTGTAGTGAGCTTTCGGTTGGATGATTATGAG GATTTAGACTGA